The following are encoded in a window of Sorex araneus isolate mSorAra2 chromosome 11, mSorAra2.pri, whole genome shotgun sequence genomic DNA:
- the SCARF2 gene encoding scavenger receptor class F member 2 isoform X1 — protein sequence MEGAGPRGAGPPGRRGAGGPPLLPPPLLLLWLLAGPAAPQELNPRGRNVCRAPGSQEPTCCAGWRQQGDECSVAVCEGNSTCSENEVCVRPGECRCRHGYFGANCDTKCPRQFWGPDCKELCMCHPHGQCEDVTGQCTCHARRWGARCEHACQCQHGACHPRSGVCRCEPGWWGAQCASACYCSATSRCDPQTGACLCHAGWWGRSCNNQCACNSSPCEQQSGRCQCRERTFGARCERYCQCFRGRCHPVDGTCACEPGYRGKFCREPCPAGFYGLGCRRRCGQCKGQQPCTVAEGRCLTCEPGWNGTKCDQPCATGFYGEGCGHRCPPCRDGHACNHVTGKCTRCNAGWIGDRCETKCSNGTYGEDCAFVCADCGSGHCDFQSGRCLCSPGVHGTHCNLTCPPGLHGVDCAQTCSCHEDSCDPVTGACHLETNQRKGVMGAGALLALLLGLLLSLLGCCCACRGKDPARRDLALGRKKAPQRLCGRFSRISMKLPRIPLRRQKLPKVVVAHHDLDHTLNCSFLEPPSGLEQPSPSWSSRASFSSFDTTDEGPVYCVPHEETAAGSQDTEVPIAPTGTPATASSPGPLTTPPVTAEEASPLPASSDSERSACSADGPGGALYARIARREARPARARGEPGGLSLSPSPERKKPPPPDPATKPKVSWIHGKHGAAASAHAPSPPPPGSETAPSPSKRKRTPSDTSARPEEPSSPRARDPTPRPPGLAEEGPAAPSPPRARARGRGPGLSEPTDAGGPPRSAPEAASMLAAELRDKTRSLGRAEGALGAQGPREKPAPPQKAKRSVLPASPARAATSTPEAPGPDKAATAGVPVPDTPRKKTPIQKPPRKKSREAAGEPSRPGAPTL from the exons ATGGAGGGCGCAGGGCCCCGGGGGGCCGGGCcgccggggcgccggggagcCGGGGGcccgccgctgctgccgccgccgctgctgctgctctggCTGCTGGCCGGCCCCGCGGCGCCCCAGGAGCTGAACCCGCGCGGCCGCAACGTGTGCCGCGCGCCCGG CTCTCAAGAGCCCACGTGCTGCGCCGGCTGGAGGCAGCAGGGGGACGAGTGTTCAGTTG CGGTATGCGAAGGAAACTCGACATGCTCGGAAAACGAGGTGTGCGTGCGGCCGGGCGAGTGCCGCTGCCGACACGGATACTTCGGTGCCAATTGCGACACCA AGTGCCCGCGTCAGTTCTGGGGTCCCGACTGCAAGGAACTGTGCATGTGCCACCCACACGGGCAATGTGAGGACGTGACTGGCCAGTGTACGTGCCACGCGCGGCGCTGGGGCGCACGCTGCGAGCATGCATGCCAGTGCCAGCACGGCGCGTGCCACCCGCGAAGCGGCGTGTGTCGCTGCGAGCCTGGCTGGTGGGGCGCGCAATGTGCCAGCGCGTGCTACTGCAGCGCCACGTCGCGCTGCGACCCACAGACGGGCGCGTGCCTGTGCCACGCAGGCTGGTGGGGCCGGAGCTGCAACAATCAGTGCGCCTGCAACTCGTCACCCTGcgagcagcagagcggccgctgCCAGTGCCGCGAGCGCACATTCGGGGCGCGCTGCGAGCGCTACTGCCAGTGCTTCCGCGGCCGCTGCCACCCTGTGGACGGCACGTGCGCCTGCGAGCCGGGCTACCGCGGCAAATTCTGTCGAGAGCCGTGCCCTGCGGGCTTCTACGGCCTGGGCTGCCGGCGTCG aTGCGGCCAGTGCAAGGGCCAGCAGCCTTGCACGGTGGCCGAGGGCCGCTGCCTAACTTGCGAGCCAGGTTGGAACGGCACCAAGTGCGACCAGCCGTGCGCCACGGGCTTCTACGGAGAGGGCTGCGGCCACCGCTGCCCGCCGTGCCGCGACGGGCATGCTTGCAACCATGTGACCGGCAAGTGCACGCGCTGCAACGCGGGCTGGATCGGCGACCG GTGTGAGACCAAGTGCAGCAATGGCACTTACGGCGAGGACTGCGCCTTCGTGTGTGCGGACTGTGGCAGCGGCCACTGCGACTTCCAGTCTGGGCGTTGCCTGTGTAGCCCCGGCGTCCACGGAACCCA CTGTAACCTGACCTGCCCGCCGGGACTGCACGGCGTGGACTGCGCCCAGACCTGCAGCTGCCATGAGGACTCATGCGACCCGGTCACCGGTGCCTGCCACCTGG AGACCAACCAGCGCAAGGGCGTAATGGGCGCGGGCGCGCTGCTGGCCCTGCTCCTTGGTCTGCTGCTCTCATTGCTCGGCTGCTGCTGCGCCTGTCGGGGCAAGGACCCCGCTCGCAG GGACCTTGCGCTGGGCAGGAAGAAAGCGCCCCAAAGATTGTGCGGACGCTTCAGTCGCATCAGCATGAAGTTGCCCCGGATCCCGCTCCGCAGGCAGAAGCTGCCTAAGGTTGTAG TAGCCCATCACGACCTGGATCACACGCTCAACTGTAGTTTCCTGGAGCCGCCCTCGGGCCTTGAGCAGCCCTCACCATCCTGGTCATCCCgggcctccttttcctctttcgaCACCACTGATGAAGGCCCTGTGTACTGCGTGCCCCACGAGG AGACAGCGGCAGGGAGCCAGGATACGGAGGTCCCTATCGCCCCCACCGGGACGCCGGCGACAGCGTCATCGCCAGGGCCCTTGACCACGCCACCAGTGACGGCCGAAGAGGCGTCGCCTCTCCCCGCGTCTTCCGATAGCGAGCGGTCGGCGTGCAGCGCGGACGGGCCTGGCGGGGCGCTCTATGCGCGCATAGCGCGGCGCGAGGCCCGGCCGGCCCGGGCCCGGGGGGAGCCGGGGGGCCTGTCGCTTTCGCCTTCGCCCGAGCGCAAGAAGCCGCCGCCCCCGGATCCTGCCACCAAGCCCAAGGTGTCCTGGATCCACGGCAAGCACGGCGCCGCTGCCTCTGCCCATGCGCCCTCGCCACCACCCCCGGGCTCCGAGACCGCGCCCAGCCCCAGCAAGAGGAAAAGGACGCCCAGCGACACGTCGGCGCGGCCAGAAGAGCCCAGCAGCCCCCGGGCCCGCGACCCGACGCCACGGCCCCCGGGGCTGGCCGAGGAGGGGCCCGCCGCGCCTTCGCCGCCCCGGGCTCGGGCGCGAGGCCGCGGGCCGGGCCTCTCTGAGCCCACGGACGCGGGCGGCCCCCCGCGCAGTGCGCCGGAGGCCGCCTCCATGCTGGCCGCTGAGCTGCGCGACAAGACTCGCAGCCTGGGCCGCGCCGAGGGGGCCCTGGGAGCGCAGGGCCCGCGGGAGAAGCCGGCGCCGCCGCAAAAGGCCAAGCGTTCGGTGCTGCCCGCCTCGCCGGCGCGCGCGGCCACCTCCACTCCCGAGGCTCCCGGGCCCGACAAGGCGGCCACGGCCGGCGTGCCCGTCCCCGATACTCCCCGGAAGAAAACCCCCATCCAGAAGCCGCCGCGCAAGAAGAGCCGGGAAGCGGCAGGAGAGCCTAGTAGGCCCGGAGCGCCCACCCTGTAG
- the SCARF2 gene encoding scavenger receptor class F member 2 isoform X2 — MEGAGPRGAGPPGRRGAGGPPLLPPPLLLLWLLAGPAAPQELNPRGRNVCRAPGSQEPTCCAGWRQQGDECSVAVCEGNSTCSENEVCVRPGECRCRHGYFGANCDTKCPRQFWGPDCKELCMCHPHGQCEDVTGQCTCHARRWGARCEHACQCQHGACHPRSGVCRCEPGWWGAQCASACYCSATSRCDPQTGACLCHAGWWGRSCNNQCACNSSPCEQQSGRCQCRERTFGARCERYCQCFRGRCHPVDGTCACEPGYRGKFCREPCPAGFYGLGCRRRCGQCKGQQPCTVAEGRCLTCEPGWNGTKCDQPCATGFYGEGCGHRCPPCRDGHACNHVTGKCTRCNAGWIGDRCETKCSNGTYGEDCAFVCADCGSGHCDFQSGRCLCSPGVHGTHCNLTCPPGLHGVDCAQTCSCHEDSCDPVTGACHLETNQRKGVMGAGALLALLLGLLLSLLGCCCACRGKDPARRDLALGRKKAPQRLCGRFSRISMKLPRIPLRRQKLPKVVAHHDLDHTLNCSFLEPPSGLEQPSPSWSSRASFSSFDTTDEGPVYCVPHEETAAGSQDTEVPIAPTGTPATASSPGPLTTPPVTAEEASPLPASSDSERSACSADGPGGALYARIARREARPARARGEPGGLSLSPSPERKKPPPPDPATKPKVSWIHGKHGAAASAHAPSPPPPGSETAPSPSKRKRTPSDTSARPEEPSSPRARDPTPRPPGLAEEGPAAPSPPRARARGRGPGLSEPTDAGGPPRSAPEAASMLAAELRDKTRSLGRAEGALGAQGPREKPAPPQKAKRSVLPASPARAATSTPEAPGPDKAATAGVPVPDTPRKKTPIQKPPRKKSREAAGEPSRPGAPTL; from the exons ATGGAGGGCGCAGGGCCCCGGGGGGCCGGGCcgccggggcgccggggagcCGGGGGcccgccgctgctgccgccgccgctgctgctgctctggCTGCTGGCCGGCCCCGCGGCGCCCCAGGAGCTGAACCCGCGCGGCCGCAACGTGTGCCGCGCGCCCGG CTCTCAAGAGCCCACGTGCTGCGCCGGCTGGAGGCAGCAGGGGGACGAGTGTTCAGTTG CGGTATGCGAAGGAAACTCGACATGCTCGGAAAACGAGGTGTGCGTGCGGCCGGGCGAGTGCCGCTGCCGACACGGATACTTCGGTGCCAATTGCGACACCA AGTGCCCGCGTCAGTTCTGGGGTCCCGACTGCAAGGAACTGTGCATGTGCCACCCACACGGGCAATGTGAGGACGTGACTGGCCAGTGTACGTGCCACGCGCGGCGCTGGGGCGCACGCTGCGAGCATGCATGCCAGTGCCAGCACGGCGCGTGCCACCCGCGAAGCGGCGTGTGTCGCTGCGAGCCTGGCTGGTGGGGCGCGCAATGTGCCAGCGCGTGCTACTGCAGCGCCACGTCGCGCTGCGACCCACAGACGGGCGCGTGCCTGTGCCACGCAGGCTGGTGGGGCCGGAGCTGCAACAATCAGTGCGCCTGCAACTCGTCACCCTGcgagcagcagagcggccgctgCCAGTGCCGCGAGCGCACATTCGGGGCGCGCTGCGAGCGCTACTGCCAGTGCTTCCGCGGCCGCTGCCACCCTGTGGACGGCACGTGCGCCTGCGAGCCGGGCTACCGCGGCAAATTCTGTCGAGAGCCGTGCCCTGCGGGCTTCTACGGCCTGGGCTGCCGGCGTCG aTGCGGCCAGTGCAAGGGCCAGCAGCCTTGCACGGTGGCCGAGGGCCGCTGCCTAACTTGCGAGCCAGGTTGGAACGGCACCAAGTGCGACCAGCCGTGCGCCACGGGCTTCTACGGAGAGGGCTGCGGCCACCGCTGCCCGCCGTGCCGCGACGGGCATGCTTGCAACCATGTGACCGGCAAGTGCACGCGCTGCAACGCGGGCTGGATCGGCGACCG GTGTGAGACCAAGTGCAGCAATGGCACTTACGGCGAGGACTGCGCCTTCGTGTGTGCGGACTGTGGCAGCGGCCACTGCGACTTCCAGTCTGGGCGTTGCCTGTGTAGCCCCGGCGTCCACGGAACCCA CTGTAACCTGACCTGCCCGCCGGGACTGCACGGCGTGGACTGCGCCCAGACCTGCAGCTGCCATGAGGACTCATGCGACCCGGTCACCGGTGCCTGCCACCTGG AGACCAACCAGCGCAAGGGCGTAATGGGCGCGGGCGCGCTGCTGGCCCTGCTCCTTGGTCTGCTGCTCTCATTGCTCGGCTGCTGCTGCGCCTGTCGGGGCAAGGACCCCGCTCGCAG GGACCTTGCGCTGGGCAGGAAGAAAGCGCCCCAAAGATTGTGCGGACGCTTCAGTCGCATCAGCATGAAGTTGCCCCGGATCCCGCTCCGCAGGCAGAAGCTGCCTAAGGTTGTAG CCCATCACGACCTGGATCACACGCTCAACTGTAGTTTCCTGGAGCCGCCCTCGGGCCTTGAGCAGCCCTCACCATCCTGGTCATCCCgggcctccttttcctctttcgaCACCACTGATGAAGGCCCTGTGTACTGCGTGCCCCACGAGG AGACAGCGGCAGGGAGCCAGGATACGGAGGTCCCTATCGCCCCCACCGGGACGCCGGCGACAGCGTCATCGCCAGGGCCCTTGACCACGCCACCAGTGACGGCCGAAGAGGCGTCGCCTCTCCCCGCGTCTTCCGATAGCGAGCGGTCGGCGTGCAGCGCGGACGGGCCTGGCGGGGCGCTCTATGCGCGCATAGCGCGGCGCGAGGCCCGGCCGGCCCGGGCCCGGGGGGAGCCGGGGGGCCTGTCGCTTTCGCCTTCGCCCGAGCGCAAGAAGCCGCCGCCCCCGGATCCTGCCACCAAGCCCAAGGTGTCCTGGATCCACGGCAAGCACGGCGCCGCTGCCTCTGCCCATGCGCCCTCGCCACCACCCCCGGGCTCCGAGACCGCGCCCAGCCCCAGCAAGAGGAAAAGGACGCCCAGCGACACGTCGGCGCGGCCAGAAGAGCCCAGCAGCCCCCGGGCCCGCGACCCGACGCCACGGCCCCCGGGGCTGGCCGAGGAGGGGCCCGCCGCGCCTTCGCCGCCCCGGGCTCGGGCGCGAGGCCGCGGGCCGGGCCTCTCTGAGCCCACGGACGCGGGCGGCCCCCCGCGCAGTGCGCCGGAGGCCGCCTCCATGCTGGCCGCTGAGCTGCGCGACAAGACTCGCAGCCTGGGCCGCGCCGAGGGGGCCCTGGGAGCGCAGGGCCCGCGGGAGAAGCCGGCGCCGCCGCAAAAGGCCAAGCGTTCGGTGCTGCCCGCCTCGCCGGCGCGCGCGGCCACCTCCACTCCCGAGGCTCCCGGGCCCGACAAGGCGGCCACGGCCGGCGTGCCCGTCCCCGATACTCCCCGGAAGAAAACCCCCATCCAGAAGCCGCCGCGCAAGAAGAGCCGGGAAGCGGCAGGAGAGCCTAGTAGGCCCGGAGCGCCCACCCTGTAG